The genomic window GATGATCGCCGAACTCGAGGCCCGGTACACCGCGCCGGCTCGCGAGACCGAGGCCGTCTCGCTGGTTCGCTCCCGTGCGACGATCCTCCGGTACGTCGAGGAGGTCATCGAATCCGCCGAGTACGAACTCGCGCTCTCGCTGACGCCCTCCCTGCTCGAGCGCTTCGAGACCCAGCTCGGCCGCGCCGTCGATCACGGCGTCAGCGTCGACCTGATCGTCACGCCCGGTGCCGAGGCACCGGACCCCGACGAGTACGACTACACGACGGTCTGTACGAACGCCCGAACCCGCCGCGGGATCACGACCCCCGTCATCGCCGTCGCCGACGGCGAGTACTCCGTCTACGCCACCCAGGACGCGATCCGCGACGATCGCGAGCGCTACGGCGTCATCTTCAACCGCTCCGCGCTGGGCTTCCTCCTCTCTGGCTTCTACGGCACCGTGCTCTGGACCACGAGCGAGGAACTGATCAGCGACGGGACTGACCGCTCCTTCCCCCGAATCTACGCCTCGATCCGTCGCTGCGTCAAGGACCTCCAGACCGTCGAGGGCCCGCTGTACGCCACCGTCCGCGGCCGCGACGTCCTGACCGGCGAGCCCCGGGTCGTCCGCGGGCGCGTCATCGAGATCACGTTCGAGCACACCGAGGAGGTCGCTGGCCTCACGGTCGAGACCGAGGACGGCACCGTCACGATCGGCGGCCAGGTCGC from Salinarchaeum sp. Harcht-Bsk1 includes these protein-coding regions:
- the trmB gene encoding HTH-type sugar sensing transcriptional regulator TrmB, yielding MASDDLRTTLERVGERFNLGEYGTDAYLAVLEHGELTASEISERTDIPQPRVYDTVRSLSDRGLVELRESRPMKVVAIDPAEAFEELESSLDRMIAELEARYTAPARETEAVSLVRSRATILRYVEEVIESAEYELALSLTPSLLERFETQLGRAVDHGVSVDLIVTPGAEAPDPDEYDYTTVCTNARTRRGITTPVIAVADGEYSVYATQDAIRDDRERYGVIFNRSALGFLLSGFYGTVLWTTSEELISDGTDRSFPRIYASIRRCVKDLQTVEGPLYATVRGRDVLTGEPRVVRGRVIEITFEHTEEVAGLTVETEDGTVTIGGQVATLEDIESHELWIGKEEPPEIE